In the Mesorhizobium sp. M1D.F.Ca.ET.043.01.1.1 genome, AGCGCTTCCGGCTTGGTCAGCCAGCTGCCATTGCCGAGTTTGGTGTTGACCACCGGATAGGGCTCGAGCCGCGCGCCATGCAGCAGCCGGCTCATCTCCAGCAGGCTGCGCGGCATGTGGTAGTTGTTGGTGACGAGGATGATGCTGCCATAGGCGTGGCTTTCCACCCATTTGGCGCTCTCCTCGGCATTGCCGATCGTGTCGAGCGCGGCGCGGTCGATATCGACGCAGCAGGAGAACAGCTGCTTGTCGCCGCCCATCGCCATTTGCAGCTGGCGGCGGCTGGCCGAGGGGTGAACGCCGCTGATCAGCAGCCGCTCGCCCTTGCCCGATGCCAGCAGATCCATGGCAGCGTCGAGCCGCGACTGGCCGCCGGTGAGCACGATGATGGCGTCGGCCCTGACCGGATTGACCGGCGTCGTCATGTTGCTGACCTTATCGGCAAACCAG is a window encoding:
- a CDS encoding YdcF family protein, which translates into the protein MMDARDSFGTAGRMPAALGRGAAPARPGRLRFALRLCGFFLLALLALFAGGFGWFADKVSNMTTPVNPVRADAIIVLTGGQSRLDAAMDLLASGKGERLLISGVHPSASRRQLQMAMGGDKQLFSCCVDIDRAALDTIGNAEESAKWVESHAYGSIILVTNNYHMPRSLLEMSRLLHGARLEPYPVVNTKLGNGSWLTKPEALRVLLTEYSKYVLALARGIVPVRPTAEGVTLAEASTAKN